Genomic segment of Serinicoccus hydrothermalis:
TACCTCGCGGCGATGGTCGGGCAGAAGAACGCCCGCGAGATCTTCTTCCTGGGCCGCACCTACGACGCCGAGCAGATGCAGCGGATGGGTGCCGTCAACGTCGTCGCCGAGCACGCCGACCTCGAGACGGAGGCGGTGCAGGCCGCGCGGGAGATCCTCGGCAAGAGCCCGACCGCCCAGCGCATGCTGAAGTTCGCCCTCAACCTCGCCGACGACGGCCTCATGGGCCAGCAGGTCTTCGCCGGGGAGGCGACCCGTCTGGCCTACATGACCGACGAGGCGGTCGAGGGCCGCGACGCCTTCCTGGAGAAGCGGGCGCCGGACTGGCGCCCCTACCCCTGGTACTTCTGACCCCTCCGGTGGCGGTCCTTCCGGCCGCCGCCGGACGGGCCCGCGTGAGAGACTGACGTGACCGCGACCAGGGAGGACACCGCGATGCGACGCCCACTCATGCCACTCCTGGCGGCCCCGCTGCTGCTGCTGGCCGCGTGCGACTCCGGGGGCGAGGTCGTCGAGCCCAGCGCGGACTCCACGCAAGCCCCGCAGGACGACGCCGCGACGACCAGCGGCGGTGACGACGCGGCCCGGAGTGCGCCCCCGGACGACGCGGCAGTCACGAGCGAGGGCCCCTCGGACGGCGTCGAGGGCGGGGAGGACGGCCAGGCGGCGGCCGACCGGGCCAAGGAGTTCCTGCTGGCGCTCGTGGACGCCGACCCGGCCGCGTGCAGCCTCATGCTCTCCTTCAGCGACACGACCGTGCCGATGAGCGAGGTGCCCGAGGACCTGGAGCTCTGCGAGGAGCAGCTGCCGGAGACGATGTCGGCCGCCGTGCAGGCGCAGGGCCTGGGCGAGGAGGGTCGGGACATCCTCGAGGCGATGCAGATCGACGGCGCCGCGGTCGACGGGGACACCGCGGTCATCGACCAGGACAACTACAGCGACCTCTTCGCGGAGTCGATGGGCGACTCGACGATCACCCTGGTCAAGGTGGACGGCGAGTGGTTCGTCGACGTCGAGCGCTTCCTCGCCACGCCGTGAGGAGCCGGCCGGCCCTCACCATCCCCCCAGGAGCCGGCTGGTCCGTGCTGGGCGAGCCGCTGCGCGCGCTCCTGCGCGACGACGCGAATGACGGGGCGGTGGTCGTCGCGACGTCCGGCTCCAGCGGCACACCGAAACGGGTCCGGCTCGGTGCCGCCGCGCTGCGCGCCTCCGGCGCGGGGACCGCGCAGGTGCTCGGCGGGCACGGTCAGTGGCTGCTCGCGCTGCCCACGGCGCACGTCGCCGGGCTGCAGGTCCTGGCCCGCTCGGCGCTGGCCGGCACCGAGCCGGTCGAGCTGGACCCGGACGCGCCCTTCACCGCCGGCCTCTTCGCCGCGGCCGTCGCGCGGATGGACCAGGGTGCGCGACGGTATGCCTCGCTCGTCCCCACCCAGCTGCAGCGGGCCCTCGCCGAGCCGCAGGGCGCCGACGCGCTGCGCCGGCTCAACGCGGTGCTCGTCGGTGGCGCCGCCAGCGACCCCGGCCTGCTCGACGCGGCCCGGTCCGCCGGAGTGCGGGTCGTCACCACCTACGGCATGTCCGAGACCTGCGGCGGCTGCGTCTACGACGGCATACCGCTACCCGGGGTCGAGGTCGACCTCGGCACGGAGGACGAGGGTGCGGGCAGGATCCGGCTCGGCGGCCCGGTCCTCGCCGACGGCTACGTCGACGACCCGGACCTGACGCGGCAGCGCTTCGTCACCGACGACGGCAGGCGGTGGTTCGTCACGGACGACCGCGGGGCGGACCGCGACGGGCGGCTCACCGTGCTCGGGCGCCTTGACGACGTCATCGTCTCGGGCGGGCACAAGGTCGAGCCGCGCGACGTCGAGACCGCGCTGCGGGGCCTGCCCCAGGTGCAGGAGGTCCTCGTCGTCGGAATCCCGGATCCAGAGTGGGGCGAGCGCGTGGCCGCGCTGGTCGTCCTGCGTGCGGACGCAAGGGGTGTCCGGTCGGATGAGGGGGTGGGCGTGCTCCTGCGGGAGGCACTGCGGGAGCGGGGTGACCTCCCGTCGCACGCCCTCCCCCGTCAGGTCGAGACGGTCGGGCAGATCCCGCTGCTCGCCACCGGCAAACCGGACCGCACGGCCGCGCGTCATCTGCTCACCGGCGGTGGCAGAATGGGATCTTCACCCATCGTGACCTGGAAGGACGGCTGAGACGTGCTCCGCGTGGCCATCGCCGTGGCGCTCCTGGCGTTCACCGTCTTCTGCGTCGTGGACGCCGTCCAGACCGAGAAGTACGAGGTCCGCGGCCTGCCCAAGCCGCTCTGGGTGGTCCTCTGCCTCATCCTCCCGGTCGTCGGCGGCCTGGCCTGGTTCGTCTTCGGCCGCCCCCGCAGCATCCTGGACATCCTGCTCGGTGAGGGCC
This window contains:
- the menE gene encoding o-succinylbenzoate--CoA ligase; this encodes MRSRPALTIPPGAGWSVLGEPLRALLRDDANDGAVVVATSGSSGTPKRVRLGAAALRASGAGTAQVLGGHGQWLLALPTAHVAGLQVLARSALAGTEPVELDPDAPFTAGLFAAAVARMDQGARRYASLVPTQLQRALAEPQGADALRRLNAVLVGGAASDPGLLDAARSAGVRVVTTYGMSETCGGCVYDGIPLPGVEVDLGTEDEGAGRIRLGGPVLADGYVDDPDLTRQRFVTDDGRRWFVTDDRGADRDGRLTVLGRLDDVIVSGGHKVEPRDVETALRGLPQVQEVLVVGIPDPEWGERVAALVVLRADARGVRSDEGVGVLLREALRERGDLPSHALPRQVETVGQIPLLATGKPDRTAARHLLTGGGRMGSSPIVTWKDG
- a CDS encoding PLD nuclease N-terminal domain-containing protein; its protein translation is MLRVAIAVALLAFTVFCVVDAVQTEKYEVRGLPKPLWVVLCLILPVVGGLAWFVFGRPRSILDILLGEGRGRSGPPHGPDDDPDFLRDL